The following are from one region of the Fretibacterium sp. OH1220_COT-178 genome:
- a CDS encoding GspE/PulE family protein has product MAVSETLREDRVTTAEAERGGTPPADRSAVDAAVGLPPLPEARAVSELLPEGMGLDVLRSGRIVPLRVEDGVLVVGAVELSAWPRAQMLGVALGLPVELELRSEKEVTDLLHTLYDLRSVAADEAAKKMEGIEDIDDLSREDVLSDSVDVPVIRLVNGLFVDALKQRATDIHVEPYEDEVLIRFRVDGVLQDRLRLPRTHQAPLTSRIKVMAKMDIAEHMAPQDGRIGITLGDRAVDVRVGLVPTQHGERMAMRLLDKGHGLLTLEDLGMEENERAVLEGLIRRPHGMILFTGPTGSGKSTSLYAILQALARPEVNIITVEDPVEYALPGVAQIQVNEKAGVTFASALRSILRQDPDIVMIGEMRDFETAHIGVQASLTGHLVLSTLHTNDSIGAIVRLVDMGIEPYLAASCMIGTVAQRLARRLCPHCRREVEPPALMAQQGLERAWAPAGCPACHGTGYRGRIGLYEQFVVDEAVQEAFVSGASASKLREVARTNGFRTLWEIGLSAVAQGKTSPDELVRVAGED; this is encoded by the coding sequence ATGGCGGTCTCGGAGACGCTGAGGGAGGACCGCGTGACCACGGCCGAGGCGGAGCGAGGGGGGACGCCTCCCGCGGATCGCTCGGCCGTGGACGCGGCCGTCGGCCTTCCGCCCCTGCCGGAGGCGCGTGCGGTGTCGGAGCTCCTGCCGGAGGGCATGGGGCTCGACGTGCTTCGGTCCGGGCGCATCGTGCCGCTGCGGGTCGAGGACGGCGTGCTGGTCGTCGGGGCGGTCGAGCTCTCGGCCTGGCCGCGCGCCCAGATGCTGGGCGTGGCGCTGGGCCTTCCCGTGGAGCTGGAGCTGCGGTCCGAAAAGGAGGTCACGGACCTGTTGCACACGCTCTACGACCTGCGCAGCGTCGCGGCGGACGAGGCGGCCAAGAAGATGGAGGGGATCGAGGACATCGACGACCTCAGCCGCGAGGACGTGCTCAGCGACTCGGTGGACGTCCCGGTCATCCGGCTGGTGAACGGCCTCTTCGTCGACGCGCTGAAGCAGCGCGCGACGGACATCCACGTGGAGCCCTACGAGGACGAGGTCCTGATCCGATTCCGGGTGGACGGGGTGCTCCAGGACCGGCTGCGCCTTCCTCGGACGCACCAGGCGCCGCTGACGAGCCGCATCAAGGTCATGGCCAAGATGGACATCGCCGAGCACATGGCGCCCCAGGACGGGCGCATCGGCATCACCCTGGGCGACCGGGCGGTGGACGTCCGCGTGGGGCTCGTCCCCACCCAGCACGGCGAGCGCATGGCGATGCGCCTGCTGGACAAGGGGCACGGCCTGCTGACCCTGGAGGACCTCGGGATGGAGGAGAACGAGCGCGCCGTCCTGGAAGGACTGATCCGGCGCCCCCACGGGATGATCCTCTTCACGGGCCCGACGGGCTCGGGAAAGTCGACGAGCCTCTACGCCATCCTCCAGGCGCTGGCCCGGCCGGAGGTCAACATCATCACGGTGGAGGACCCCGTGGAGTACGCGCTGCCCGGGGTGGCCCAGATCCAGGTGAACGAGAAGGCGGGGGTGACCTTCGCCTCGGCGCTGCGCTCCATCCTGCGTCAGGACCCGGACATCGTCATGATCGGGGAGATGCGCGACTTCGAGACGGCCCACATCGGCGTGCAGGCGTCCCTGACCGGGCACCTGGTGCTCTCCACCCTCCACACGAACGACTCCATCGGCGCGATCGTCCGGCTGGTGGACATGGGCATCGAGCCCTACCTGGCCGCGAGCTGCATGATCGGGACGGTGGCCCAGCGTCTGGCGCGCCGCCTGTGTCCGCACTGCCGCCGGGAGGTGGAGCCGCCGGCGCTCATGGCCCAGCAGGGGCTGGAGCGCGCCTGGGCGCCTGCGGGGTGCCCGGCCTGCCATGGAACCGGCTATAGGGGCCGGATCGGCCTCTACGAGCAGTTCGTGGTGGACGAGGCGGTGCAGGAGGCGTTCGTGAGCGGCGCCTCGGCCTCCAAGCTGCGCGAGGTCGCGCGCACAAACGGGTTCCGGACGCTCTGGGAGATCGGCCTGTCGGCCGTGGCCCAGGGCAAGACCTCGCCCGACGAGCTGGTCCGCGTGGCCGGAGAGGATTAG
- the gspD gene encoding type II secretion system secretin GspD produces MHERFLLAFLALSLLAGSCAAPALAAPEGKVEASAPTEEKDLIAAAQAMRKAGLVQFNFKDMELVKFVRFMSELLQENIIVPPNISAKITIISPRPSSLSEARQIMLSTLQMYGFSLQDMGAYSIVRQGGVSPSTDVGRGRGGPGYGEETVTYIVPLDYVTVESVIPALQQAFAQTVVVLPVGNGRDVMLQGRATDVNKGVDLLRKMDTPSSARVSKTYSLKFGDAATVAAQLNAIAQTGGPLQGLSAVADPMSRKVVVVGDRGAISRATAIVKELDVDSKAGDFHVYKLRNIDATAASEQLSKVLAASAMLQPNQEGKYPATVVPDLTTNSLIFAATQRQYDALKKVLEEIDVQAKQVLIRGFIAEVNVTNLDRAGIDWSIVGGQIWDNIMLGGTGQLGEGSVPGQFMSWFSELSKKQELIERNGSTYSVTNYKPLALIYSTIEMLKKYDAVNVLSVPRLMCTDNRESSFQVGQVIPVLKGSTSDIANPGALQQNFDYKDTGLTLTVTPHIRSGNVVALDIKQTTEDVLTATGSVTPVTAKREVKTSVVVGDGETIILGGIVKETEKSLRRRVPGLSYIPLIGGLFQKVSREKEKIDFIIFLTPQIISDPVQMRQATRQAVGVPVSGDLVTVPLSSDRKLDLSPMETEVDRRFRELYQKSLKRR; encoded by the coding sequence ATGCATGAGAGATTTTTGTTGGCTTTTTTGGCGCTGTCCCTGCTGGCGGGGAGCTGTGCCGCTCCGGCTTTGGCGGCCCCGGAGGGTAAGGTGGAGGCGTCCGCCCCCACGGAGGAAAAGGACCTGATCGCCGCGGCTCAGGCCATGCGCAAGGCCGGCCTGGTGCAGTTCAACTTCAAGGACATGGAGCTGGTGAAGTTCGTTCGGTTCATGTCCGAGCTGCTGCAGGAGAACATCATCGTCCCCCCGAACATCTCGGCGAAGATCACCATCATCTCGCCCCGCCCCTCGTCGCTGAGCGAGGCGCGGCAGATCATGCTCTCCACCCTGCAGATGTACGGGTTCTCGCTTCAGGACATGGGCGCCTATTCCATCGTGCGTCAGGGTGGGGTCAGCCCCTCGACCGACGTGGGGCGCGGCCGCGGGGGCCCCGGGTACGGCGAGGAGACCGTCACCTACATCGTCCCGCTGGACTACGTGACCGTGGAATCGGTCATCCCGGCCCTCCAGCAGGCCTTCGCGCAGACCGTCGTCGTGCTGCCGGTGGGCAACGGGCGCGACGTGATGCTCCAGGGCCGGGCCACGGACGTGAACAAGGGCGTGGACCTGCTGCGCAAGATGGACACGCCCTCCAGCGCCCGGGTGAGCAAGACGTACTCCCTGAAGTTCGGGGATGCGGCGACGGTGGCCGCACAGCTCAACGCCATCGCCCAGACGGGCGGGCCGCTCCAGGGGCTCTCCGCGGTCGCGGACCCCATGAGCCGCAAGGTGGTGGTGGTCGGGGACCGCGGCGCCATCTCCCGCGCGACGGCGATCGTCAAGGAGCTGGACGTGGACTCCAAGGCCGGCGACTTCCACGTCTACAAGCTCCGGAACATCGACGCGACGGCGGCCTCCGAGCAGCTCAGCAAGGTCCTGGCGGCCTCGGCGATGCTCCAGCCGAACCAGGAGGGCAAGTACCCCGCCACGGTGGTGCCGGACCTGACGACCAACAGCCTGATCTTCGCGGCGACCCAGCGGCAGTACGACGCGCTGAAGAAGGTGCTGGAGGAGATCGACGTGCAGGCCAAGCAGGTGCTGATCCGCGGTTTCATCGCGGAGGTCAACGTGACGAACCTGGACCGGGCCGGGATCGACTGGTCCATCGTCGGCGGCCAGATCTGGGACAACATCATGCTGGGCGGCACGGGGCAGCTGGGCGAGGGCTCCGTGCCGGGGCAGTTCATGAGCTGGTTCTCCGAGCTCTCCAAGAAACAGGAGCTGATCGAGCGCAACGGGTCCACCTATTCCGTCACGAACTACAAGCCCCTGGCGCTGATCTACTCCACGATCGAGATGCTGAAGAAGTACGACGCGGTGAACGTCCTCTCCGTCCCGCGCCTGATGTGCACGGACAACCGGGAGAGCTCGTTCCAGGTGGGCCAGGTGATCCCCGTGTTGAAGGGCTCCACGTCCGACATCGCGAACCCCGGGGCGCTCCAGCAGAACTTCGACTACAAGGACACGGGCCTGACCCTGACGGTGACGCCGCACATCCGCAGCGGCAACGTGGTGGCGCTCGACATCAAGCAGACGACGGAGGACGTCCTGACCGCCACGGGATCGGTGACCCCGGTCACGGCCAAGCGCGAGGTCAAGACCTCGGTCGTCGTCGGCGACGGGGAGACCATCATCCTGGGCGGCATCGTCAAGGAGACGGAGAAGTCCCTGAGGCGCCGCGTGCCCGGCCTCTCCTACATCCCCCTGATCGGCGGGCTGTTCCAGAAGGTGTCCAGGGAGAAGGAGAAGATCGACTTCATCATCTTCCTGACGCCCCAGATCATCTCGGATCCCGTCCAGATGCGGCAGGCGACCCGTCAGGCGGTGGGGGTTCCGGTCTCGGGGGATCTGGTCACGGTGCCCCTGAGCTCGGACCGGAAACTCGACCTGAGCCCCATGGAGACGGAGGTCGACCGCCGTTTCCGGGAGCTGTACCAGAAGAGCCTGAAGAGGCGATGA
- a CDS encoding PulJ/GspJ family protein has protein sequence MGARRGFTLMEVLVAVAIAGLVIAAGFRLITMSMRSLAELRAERELVAAAQRVWLEFRAKEDTPDKGEREGTAWESELDSVPVVGDMELPFRRVRVTRGGRSMVLYLPQ, from the coding sequence TTGGGTGCGCGACGCGGGTTCACGCTGATGGAGGTTCTGGTCGCCGTGGCGATCGCGGGGCTCGTGATCGCGGCGGGGTTTCGCCTGATCACGATGTCCATGCGCTCCCTGGCGGAGCTCAGGGCGGAGCGGGAGCTCGTGGCTGCGGCCCAGAGGGTGTGGCTCGAGTTCCGCGCGAAGGAGGACACGCCCGACAAGGGCGAGAGGGAGGGGACGGCCTGGGAGTCGGAGCTCGACTCCGTGCCCGTCGTGGGCGACATGGAGCTCCCCTTCCGGCGGGTGCGGGTGACCCGGGGCGGGCGCTCCATGGTCCTGTACCTGCCGCAATGA
- the gspC gene encoding type II secretion system protein GspC — MSALLRGIKDRFGGALNRIRVRGNAGGGAPVRSGMEGGRLYSLWLWALPLLLGLTLGWLFAVCLGIGLDRSAGVRRPDTDAAVAASGGEVRQAGVMDGFLEANPFRVSPMVVASEPAARSADVVATGSLATAVLRGTLPRAGAWLEDKGTVRLVLLGTSFDVYTLKWVTYREAVFVKGEERVVKELIYGEPGRSSGPSVPAPDAAAAGVPVGNVVAAKPGEQEGQVPSGLVNDLIQNPFDELKKIRLRPKDGEVGLEIQWIQDDSILKQLGVQKGDVIKSVNGIPFNNMADIANSINSLMNSERFDVEVTREGKPTALRYVVH; from the coding sequence ATGAGCGCTCTGCTGCGTGGGATCAAGGACCGCTTCGGCGGCGCTCTGAACCGGATTCGGGTGCGGGGGAACGCGGGAGGCGGGGCCCCGGTCCGGTCCGGGATGGAGGGAGGGCGGCTCTATTCCCTCTGGCTTTGGGCGCTGCCCCTGCTTTTGGGGCTGACCCTGGGCTGGCTGTTCGCGGTCTGTCTGGGCATCGGCCTGGACCGTTCCGCGGGGGTGAGGCGCCCCGACACGGACGCCGCGGTCGCGGCCTCCGGAGGCGAGGTGCGGCAGGCGGGGGTGATGGACGGCTTTCTCGAGGCCAACCCGTTTCGCGTTTCCCCCATGGTGGTGGCGTCCGAGCCGGCCGCCAGGAGCGCCGACGTGGTGGCGACGGGCTCGCTGGCGACCGCCGTGCTGCGCGGGACGCTCCCCCGAGCCGGGGCCTGGCTGGAGGACAAGGGCACGGTGCGGCTGGTGCTCCTCGGCACGAGTTTCGACGTCTATACCCTCAAGTGGGTGACCTACCGCGAGGCGGTCTTCGTCAAGGGCGAGGAGCGCGTGGTCAAGGAGCTGATCTACGGCGAGCCGGGGCGTTCGTCCGGTCCGTCCGTCCCGGCTCCGGACGCCGCCGCGGCGGGCGTCCCGGTGGGGAACGTCGTGGCGGCCAAGCCCGGTGAACAGGAGGGGCAGGTCCCCAGCGGGCTGGTCAACGATCTGATCCAGAACCCGTTCGACGAGCTCAAGAAGATCCGTCTGAGGCCGAAGGACGGGGAGGTGGGGCTCGAGATCCAGTGGATCCAGGACGACAGCATCCTGAAGCAGCTGGGGGTGCAGAAGGGCGACGTCATCAAGTCCGTCAACGGCATCCCGTTCAACAATATGGCGGACATCGCGAACTCCATCAACTCCCTGATGAACAGCGAGCGTTTCGACGTCGAGGTGACCCGGGAGGGGAAGCCGACCGCGCTGCGGTACGTCGTGCACTGA
- the gspL gene encoding type II secretion system protein GspL has product MILKGTSDLDNIDFHRLAAGALQRVSPVPPSRRVRRAVILVPMRSLSVSAFAFPFGSVMRVREALRLQTLPFLSGAQAGGMELFPTVLERTPRSSAGMVWYASAAELDVPELPALPSLVWPAPLPLVSRVGGTGVTLWADEENLCSLLWNDGRPVLCRWCARAKGTPESELAWYDRYCRSQELERGESFVLDATKPEALREVGAIARESLALYPWIGTVNLSRTALEGAMGLERSVRLLTRVAGWVLLMGALVLTGNVLRWHQVRSGAEAVRARSEALYREAFEPGRTGRIGNPVTLARDRIAELRGSDAEGRSLEDVLAELGGVFAENPSMDVTLDVLRYNAEGLDCTGSAPDMSTVLTFRKAWEGRAALSQLDNTQSVPGLGYRFDLRVRW; this is encoded by the coding sequence TTGATTCTGAAAGGGACCTCCGATTTAGACAACATCGATTTCCATCGCCTGGCGGCTGGGGCGCTGCAGCGCGTCTCCCCCGTGCCGCCGTCCCGGCGCGTTCGTCGTGCCGTGATCCTCGTCCCGATGCGCTCGCTGTCCGTTTCGGCCTTCGCGTTCCCGTTCGGGAGCGTGATGCGGGTCCGTGAGGCGCTGCGGCTTCAGACCCTGCCCTTTTTGTCCGGCGCTCAGGCGGGGGGCATGGAGCTCTTCCCGACGGTCCTGGAGCGGACGCCCCGCAGCAGTGCAGGGATGGTCTGGTACGCCTCGGCTGCGGAGCTGGACGTGCCGGAGCTCCCCGCTCTGCCGTCGCTCGTCTGGCCCGCGCCCCTGCCGCTCGTCTCCCGCGTCGGCGGGACGGGCGTGACCTTGTGGGCGGACGAGGAAAACCTCTGTTCCCTGTTGTGGAACGACGGGCGCCCCGTGCTCTGCCGATGGTGCGCCCGAGCCAAGGGGACCCCGGAGTCGGAGCTGGCCTGGTACGACCGCTACTGCCGGTCCCAGGAACTGGAGCGGGGGGAGTCCTTCGTCCTCGACGCGACGAAGCCGGAGGCCCTCCGGGAGGTGGGGGCGATCGCCCGGGAGAGCCTGGCCCTTTATCCGTGGATCGGGACGGTGAACCTCTCCCGCACGGCCCTGGAGGGGGCCATGGGGCTCGAACGGTCGGTCCGGCTTCTGACCCGCGTGGCCGGGTGGGTTCTCCTGATGGGGGCCCTGGTGCTGACGGGGAACGTTCTGAGATGGCATCAGGTCCGCAGCGGAGCCGAGGCGGTACGGGCCCGCTCCGAGGCCCTGTATCGGGAGGCGTTCGAGCCCGGTCGGACGGGCCGGATCGGCAACCCCGTGACGCTGGCGCGCGACCGCATCGCCGAGCTGCGGGGCAGCGACGCCGAGGGCCGAAGCCTGGAGGACGTCCTGGCCGAGCTCGGGGGCGTCTTCGCGGAGAACCCCAGCATGGACGTGACCCTGGACGTGCTGCGCTATAATGCGGAAGGTCTGGACTGCACCGGCTCGGCGCCGGACATGAGCACCGTCCTGACCTTCCGCAAGGCCTGGGAGGGCCGAGCGGCTTTGTCGCAGCTGGACAACACGCAGAGCGTCCCCGGGCTGGGGTATCGCTTCGACTTGAGGGTACGGTGGTGA
- a CDS encoding general secretion pathway protein GspK: MSSCIRRRVPRDESLGGVRGRSPWRFGSSPALRRTRRRGFVLISVLMMGVLLISCATAFAWFVRLQVRGVLRERVALTNRSMAQVLATSVTRAISELSGKADADSPLQEWFKPFLLPADDLGLWAVRVAPLDDRLPLRGLFLPDKNTVRGEMKRPWEDLWQRLGRRELAVVALDFMDGNDRPRVGGKERKGFINRPPLDVSEFLLLEEVSPELLYGVPGRPGLADFCTVWSGGRVNLNVAPLHVLELLPGLDGGLAGRVVEYRRRNILRSLNDLQKIPGLSPKTSTMLTNVAGCKSRYFSVRIEFLEESAGGTAFDIVFDRSNEKIVRWEEL; this comes from the coding sequence ATGTCTTCGTGTATCCGTAGAAGGGTTCCAAGGGACGAGTCCCTTGGCGGGGTTCGGGGGCGGAGCCCCTGGCGGTTCGGGTCGTCGCCGGCGCTTCGGCGGACCCGCAGGCGGGGGTTCGTCCTGATCTCGGTGCTCATGATGGGGGTGCTGTTGATCTCCTGCGCGACCGCCTTCGCGTGGTTCGTGCGCCTTCAGGTGCGGGGCGTCCTCAGGGAGCGCGTCGCGCTGACGAACCGGAGCATGGCCCAGGTGCTGGCGACCTCCGTGACCCGTGCGATCTCGGAGCTGTCCGGCAAGGCCGACGCCGACAGCCCGCTTCAGGAGTGGTTCAAGCCGTTTCTTCTGCCCGCGGACGACCTGGGGCTCTGGGCGGTCCGGGTGGCGCCGCTCGACGACCGGCTGCCGTTGCGGGGCCTCTTTCTGCCGGACAAGAACACCGTCCGGGGCGAGATGAAGCGTCCCTGGGAGGACCTGTGGCAGCGGCTGGGGCGTCGGGAGCTGGCCGTCGTGGCGCTCGACTTCATGGACGGGAACGACAGGCCCCGGGTCGGCGGCAAGGAGCGGAAAGGCTTCATCAACCGTCCGCCCCTGGACGTTTCGGAATTTCTGCTTCTGGAGGAGGTGTCGCCGGAGCTGCTCTACGGGGTCCCCGGCCGTCCCGGTCTGGCCGATTTCTGCACGGTCTGGAGCGGGGGCAGAGTGAACCTGAACGTCGCGCCCCTGCACGTCCTCGAGCTTCTGCCCGGCCTGGACGGGGGCCTTGCGGGCCGGGTGGTGGAGTACCGGAGGCGGAACATCCTGCGCAGCCTGAACGATCTGCAGAAGATCCCGGGCCTCTCCCCGAAGACCTCCACGATGCTGACCAACGTCGCGGGCTGCAAGAGCCGCTATTTTTCCGTCCGCATCGAGTTTCTGGAGGAATCCGCCGGGGGAACGGCCTTCGACATCGTCTTCGACAGATCGAACGAGAAGATCGTTCGTTGGGAGGAATTATAG
- a CDS encoding prepilin-type N-terminal cleavage/methylation domain-containing protein yields MARRAFTLVEILIVVLLAGLVTTLALAPVVFAVRRVVETQAADADAGALERALAFIGRDVAAALRLAPFALKVEDHRALGGVEDDVLFVASTAPAKQNLPVGNLVYRIDRGGPLREDTPPGLYRWFLPGTDLEKIDAAKLRGETGQLVLPGVTAFGVEVVDRSERHKEYEGDLPVGLVVTLARGQGKDEERLEHVFVYP; encoded by the coding sequence TTGGCCCGGAGGGCGTTCACGCTCGTGGAGATCCTCATCGTCGTCCTGCTGGCGGGCCTGGTGACGACCCTGGCGCTGGCTCCGGTGGTGTTCGCCGTGCGGCGGGTCGTCGAGACCCAGGCCGCCGACGCCGACGCCGGGGCGCTCGAGCGCGCGCTCGCGTTCATCGGGAGGGATGTCGCCGCAGCCCTGAGGCTGGCCCCCTTTGCACTGAAGGTCGAGGACCACCGGGCCCTCGGCGGGGTGGAGGACGACGTTCTGTTCGTGGCGAGCACCGCGCCGGCCAAGCAGAATCTGCCCGTGGGCAATCTGGTCTACAGGATCGACCGGGGCGGCCCGTTGCGCGAGGACACCCCGCCCGGCCTGTACCGCTGGTTCCTGCCGGGGACGGACCTGGAGAAGATCGACGCCGCGAAGCTGCGGGGCGAGACCGGCCAGCTGGTCCTCCCCGGGGTGACGGCCTTCGGCGTGGAGGTCGTGGACCGCTCGGAACGGCATAAGGAGTACGAGGGCGACCTCCCCGTGGGGCTGGTCGTTACCTTGGCCCGGGGCCAGGGGAAGGACGAGGAGCGGCTCGAGCATGTCTTCGTGTATCCGTAG
- a CDS encoding O-antigen ligase family protein: protein MADSRSRPVPGRAAKHNAGVVLPASVPLVPPALLVPLWFVALALPNLIYSGVSFADTLHIMKWTVTGLPIAAALLVAGWRLFRYGRDRIDFGIDLFGALWAALLAYCVAQVAWVRISSFTTLAHELLCFAAVWAFYLLTVAVFPNGAIRPLLWLANINGALNVLFAELQIRNLNDLAFLREVPLLGGLADLSSLILPTPYNYIGNTAQQNMFGLWMAVCVMSSVYLFIAYAVRPDGRRRHPAATALNLLLMAVNIWGLWNSTSRSGILSLFVGLFVLGLVVLVHFGRDYAKRLGLVILLFAAVLGGAMLLNRARAVELVAKTVDMVQDAGSVGGRRGIWTTSWTMFRQHPQGVGVGQYKWHYLEAQREAFRTHDYNWQYTHWAHNEFLQWFCETGVVGGVLLLLMFGLWFFAFFGKVFRRDRLSPEVIWGCSLVALISFNALWTRPFHRIENILWLALAFAVTNREVLTGRLGWRATFSSGFTRLIGVLFMAGSLAGAVYLGSGIQGNLLLRQALSTRSASLQRGLLERSARHPMVRQDALKNLGYHYLQVGEQTNDVQTMGRGFNILWQHFRREPHSEEMGVLLQWAQRFQQVEILKELVSFLKPGTYRLEVRPGVQDSNGNVVDALVMVPVQSSGGMQVVSEAVPSSEPRLPDSAGEPASR from the coding sequence TTGGCGGATTCCCGATCCAGGCCGGTCCCCGGCAGAGCGGCCAAGCACAATGCGGGCGTCGTGCTCCCCGCATCCGTTCCCCTCGTTCCGCCGGCGCTGCTGGTCCCTCTGTGGTTCGTGGCGCTGGCGCTCCCCAACCTGATCTACTCCGGAGTGTCGTTCGCCGACACGCTGCACATCATGAAGTGGACGGTGACGGGCCTGCCGATCGCGGCGGCGCTCCTCGTGGCGGGATGGCGGCTGTTCCGGTACGGGCGCGACCGGATCGACTTCGGCATCGACCTCTTCGGCGCCCTCTGGGCGGCGCTGCTGGCGTATTGCGTCGCCCAGGTCGCGTGGGTCAGGATCTCCTCCTTCACGACCCTGGCGCACGAGCTGCTCTGCTTCGCCGCGGTCTGGGCCTTCTACCTCCTGACCGTCGCCGTCTTCCCCAACGGGGCCATACGGCCGCTGCTCTGGCTGGCCAACATCAACGGCGCGCTCAACGTGCTGTTCGCCGAGCTGCAGATCAGAAACCTCAACGACCTGGCCTTCCTCAGGGAGGTCCCGCTCCTCGGGGGCCTGGCGGACCTCAGCTCGCTGATCCTCCCGACGCCCTACAACTACATCGGCAACACCGCCCAGCAGAACATGTTCGGCCTGTGGATGGCGGTCTGCGTCATGAGCTCGGTCTACCTCTTCATCGCCTACGCCGTGAGGCCGGACGGGAGGCGCCGGCATCCCGCCGCGACCGCCCTGAACCTTCTGCTGATGGCGGTGAACATCTGGGGGCTCTGGAACAGCACCAGCCGGTCGGGGATCCTCTCCCTGTTCGTGGGGCTGTTCGTCCTGGGCCTGGTCGTCCTGGTCCACTTCGGCAGGGACTACGCCAAGCGCCTGGGGCTGGTGATCCTCCTCTTCGCCGCGGTGCTCGGCGGGGCCATGCTGCTGAACCGGGCGCGCGCCGTCGAGCTGGTGGCCAAGACGGTGGACATGGTTCAGGACGCCGGATCGGTCGGGGGGCGCCGCGGGATATGGACGACCTCCTGGACGATGTTCAGGCAGCATCCCCAGGGCGTCGGGGTGGGGCAGTACAAATGGCACTACCTGGAGGCCCAGCGGGAGGCGTTCAGGACCCACGACTACAACTGGCAGTACACGCACTGGGCCCACAACGAGTTCCTCCAGTGGTTCTGCGAGACGGGCGTGGTGGGGGGCGTTCTGCTCCTGCTGATGTTCGGCCTGTGGTTCTTCGCCTTCTTCGGCAAGGTGTTCCGCAGGGATCGGCTCTCGCCGGAGGTTATCTGGGGCTGCTCGCTCGTGGCCCTGATCTCCTTCAACGCGCTCTGGACGCGCCCGTTCCACCGGATCGAGAACATCCTGTGGCTGGCCCTGGCCTTCGCCGTGACGAACCGCGAGGTCCTGACGGGACGGCTCGGCTGGCGGGCGACCTTTTCCAGCGGCTTCACCCGCCTGATCGGCGTGCTCTTCATGGCGGGCTCCCTGGCGGGCGCGGTCTATCTGGGGAGCGGCATCCAGGGGAACCTCCTGCTGCGTCAGGCGCTCTCCACCCGCTCGGCCTCGTTGCAGCGCGGCCTGCTGGAGCGTTCCGCACGGCACCCGATGGTGCGCCAGGACGCCCTGAAGAATCTGGGCTACCACTACCTGCAGGTGGGGGAGCAGACGAACGACGTCCAGACCATGGGCAGGGGGTTCAACATCCTGTGGCAGCATTTCCGCAGGGAGCCCCACTCCGAGGAAATGGGCGTGCTGCTGCAGTGGGCGCAGCGCTTCCAGCAGGTGGAGATCCTGAAGGAGCTGGTGAGCTTCCTCAAGCCGGGGACCTACCGGCTGGAGGTGCGGCCGGGGGTTCAGGACAGCAACGGCAACGTCGTGGACGCCCTGGTGATGGTGCCCGTCCAGAGTTCGGGCGGGATGCAGGTCGTCTCGGAGGCGGTCCCGTCCTCGGAGCCCCGGCTCCCGGACTCCGCGGGGGAGCCCGCCTCCCGCTAG
- a CDS encoding ABC transporter permease: MFVQRIRALVRKEGLQIVRDPSSIVIAFVLPVTLLFLFGYGLSLDARDIRLGIALEDGGHPPRDLARRFLGNPYFKPDLAASRQDLIPGLLTGDLRTVLVIPQGSSAALHSGQRASLQLLTDGSYPNSGALAENYTLAAILQWGGELSRTALPIPVEPHFRYNDELESRYSLIPGIVAVIMALIGTMLTALVVAREWERGTMEALFATPVSALELLLGKLIPYYLLAIFSTFFSLALAVSLFGVPFRGSLLTLFCVASLFMMSALGQGLIISTLSKNQYVASFAALLSAFLPVVLLSGFIFELDSMPFLQRAIAAVLPARYLVTCLQTLFLAGDVWPLLIPNMIRLGLLGVLFLGLTLSRTRKLLA; this comes from the coding sequence ATGTTCGTCCAAAGGATCCGGGCCCTGGTCCGGAAGGAAGGACTGCAGATCGTGCGCGACCCCAGCAGCATCGTCATCGCGTTCGTCCTGCCGGTCACCCTGCTCTTTCTCTTCGGATACGGGCTCTCCCTCGACGCCAGGGACATCCGGCTCGGGATCGCCCTGGAGGACGGGGGACATCCCCCGCGGGACCTGGCCCGGCGGTTCCTCGGCAACCCCTATTTCAAGCCCGACCTCGCCGCCTCGCGTCAGGACCTGATCCCCGGGCTCCTCACCGGCGACCTCAGGACCGTCCTCGTCATCCCCCAGGGAAGTTCGGCCGCGCTCCACTCCGGGCAAAGGGCCTCCCTTCAGCTGCTGACCGACGGGAGCTATCCCAACTCCGGCGCCCTGGCCGAGAACTACACGCTCGCCGCGATCCTCCAGTGGGGGGGCGAGCTGTCCCGGACCGCGCTGCCCATCCCCGTCGAGCCGCACTTCCGCTACAACGACGAACTGGAGAGCCGCTACTCGCTCATCCCCGGAATCGTGGCGGTCATCATGGCCCTGATCGGGACGATGCTCACGGCCCTGGTCGTGGCGCGGGAGTGGGAGCGCGGGACGATGGAGGCCCTTTTCGCCACGCCCGTCAGCGCGCTGGAGCTCCTGCTGGGCAAGCTGATCCCCTACTACCTGCTGGCGATCTTCTCCACGTTCTTCAGCCTGGCCCTGGCCGTGTCGCTCTTCGGCGTCCCGTTCCGCGGCTCGCTGCTCACCCTCTTCTGCGTGGCGTCGCTCTTCATGATGTCGGCCCTGGGGCAGGGGCTCATCATCTCGACGCTCTCCAAAAACCAGTACGTCGCCTCCTTCGCCGCGCTGCTCTCCGCGTTCCTGCCCGTGGTGCTGCTGTCCGGCTTCATCTTCGAGCTGGACTCCATGCCGTTCCTCCAGAGGGCGATCGCGGCCGTCCTGCCGGCGCGCTACCTGGTGACCTGCCTCCAGACCCTGTTCCTGGCCGGGGACGTCTGGCCGCTCCTGATCCCCAACATGATCCGGCTGGGGCTCCTGGGGGTCCTCTTCCTGGGGCTGACCCTCAGCCGGACGCGAAAACTGCTGGCCTGA